Proteins co-encoded in one Gossypium arboreum isolate Shixiya-1 chromosome 11, ASM2569848v2, whole genome shotgun sequence genomic window:
- the LOC108456969 gene encoding hsp70-Hsp90 organizing protein 3: protein MADEAKAKGNAAFSSGDFNAAIKHFTDAINLSPTNHVLYSNRSAAYASLHQYESALSDAKKTVELKPDWSKGYSRLGAAHLGLHQYQDAVSAYKKGLEIDPNNEALKSGLADAQSAATASASRSRAASPPNLFGDAFQGPEMWAKLTADPTTRVFLQQPDFVKAMQEIQRNPSKLNEYLQDQRVMQALGVLLNVKFKAHGGGDDMEIPEADSPPAPSPSHPAKEEVKKPEPEPEPEPMEITEEEKEKKEKKEKALKEKEAGNAAYKKKDFETAIKHYTTAMELDDGDISYITNRAAVYLEMGKYEDCIKDCDKAVERGRELRSDYKMIARALTRKGTALVKMAKCSKDYEPAIETFQKALTEHRNPDTLKKLNDAEKAKKDLEQQEYFDPKIADEEREKGNECFKQQKYPEAVKHYTESLRRNPKDPKAYSNRAACYTKLGALPEGLKDAEKCIELDPTFSKGYTRKGAVQFFMKEYDKALETYQEGLKHDANNQELLDGVRRCVEQINKANRGDLSPEELKERQAKAMQDPEIQNILSDPVMRQVLIDFQENPKAAQEHMKNPMVMNKIQKLVSAGIVQMR from the exons ATGGCCGACGAAGCGAAAGCCAAAGGCAACGCCGCCTTTTCCTCTGGTGATTTCAACGCCGCAATCAAACACTTCACCGATGCTATAAACCTTTCCCCCACCAACCACGTCCTTTATTCTAACCGATCCGCTGCGTATGCTTCTCTCCATCAATACGAGTCCGCATTGTCGGACGCCAAAAAGACCGTTGAGCTTAAACCTGACTGGTCTAAAGGTTACAGCAGGCTCGGCGCGGCTCACCTCGGTTTGCACCAATATCAAGATGCTGTTTCAGCATATAAGAAGGGTCTGGAGATTGATCCTAATAATGAAGCTTTGAAGTCTGGATTGGCTGATGCTCAATCGGCAGCGACGGCTTCGGCTTCGCGTTCTAGGGCTGCTTCGCCACCTAATCTGTTTGGCGATGCTTTTCAGGGACCGGAGATGTGGGCGAAGTTGACTGCTGATCCGACCACTAGGGTGTTTTTACAACAGCCGGATTTTGTTAAGGCGATgcaagagattcaaagaaatCCTAGCAAATTGAATGAGTATTTGCAAGATCAGAGGGTTATGCAAGCTTTGGGTGTTTTGTTGAATGTTAAGTTTAAGGCACATGGTGGTGGCGATGATATGGAGATTCCAGAGGCGGATTCACCTCCAGCTCCGTCTCCTTCACATCCAGCTAAGGAGGAGGTGAAGAAGCCTGAGCccgagcctgaaccagaaccgatgGAAATTACGGAAGAAGAGAAGGAGAAAAAGGAGAAGAAAGAGAAAGCTTTAAAGGAGAAGGAGGCTGGCAATGCTGCATATAAGAAGAAGGATTTTGAGACTGCTATTAAGCATTACACGACAGCAATGGAGCTTGATGATGGAGATATTTCGTACATCACTAATCGGGCTGCTGTTTATTTGGAAATGGGCAAG TACGAGGATTGCATTAAGGATTGTGACAAGGCTGTTGAAAGAGGTAGAGAGCTCAGATCAGACTATAAAATGATAGCAAGAGCTTTGACTAGGAAGGGAACTGCTTTGGTGAAGATGGCAAAATGCTCGAAAGATTATGAACCAGCTATTGAGACTTTCCAGAAAGCTCTTACAGAGCATCGCAATCCAGACACATTGAAAAAACTAAATGATGCTGAAAAAGCAAAGAAGGATTTGGAGCAACAAGAGTACTTTGATCCAAAGATAGCAGACGAGGAGCGTGAGAAAG GGAACGAATGTTTCAAGCAGCAGAAGTATCCCGAGGCTGTGAAGCATTATACGGAATCACTGAGAAGAAATCCGAAAGATCCAAAG GCATACAGCAACAGAGCTGCATGCTACACAAAATTGGGTGCATTGCCCGAGGGGCTGAAAGATGCTGAAAAGTGCATTGAGCTTGACCCAACCTTTTCCAAAGGTTACACAAGAAAAGGTGCTGTTCAGTTCTTCATGAAAGAGTATGACAAAGCTTTAGAAACATACCAGGAAGGGTTGAAACACGATGCCAATAACCAGGAGCTGCTCGATGGTGTTCGAAG ATGCGTAGAACAGATCAACAAAGCCAATCGAGGTGATTTGAGCCCCGAAGAACTGAAGGAAAGACAG GCTAAGGCAATGCAAGATCCAGAAATTCAGAACATTCTCTCAGATCCTGTAATGAGACAG GTTTTGATTGATTTCCAGGAAAATCCAAAGGCAGCACAAGAACACATGAAGAACCCTATGGTGATGAACAAGATCCAAAAGCTGGTCTCTGCTGGAATTGTGCAAATGAGATAA
- the LOC108456929 gene encoding elongation factor G-2, chloroplastic, with protein MAAETALRVSSSSSTVCNLNGFQRRPTPLSSSTRFLGLRPRASSSSISSSLSQFMGSVRIGSRLPISLQQKGKRRNFSLFAMAADESKRAVPLKDYRNIGIMAHIDAGKTTTTERILYYTGRNYKIGEVHEGTATMDWMEQEQERGITITSAATTTFWKDHRINIIDTPGHVDFTLEVERALRVLDGAICLFDSVAGVEPQSETVWRQADKYGVPRICFVNKMDRLGANFFRTRDMIVTNLGAKPLVIQLPVGAEDNFKGVIDLVKMKAVLWSGEELGAKFEYADIPADLQELAEEYRSQMIETIVELDDQAMENYLEGVEPDEETIKKLIRKGTIGISFVPVLCGSAFKNKGVQPLLDAVMDYLPSPLELLAMKGTDPENPEVIIERTASDEEPFSGLAFKIMTDPFVGSLTFVRVYSGKLAAGSYVLNANKGKKERIGRLLEMHANSREDVKVALAGDIVALAGLKDTITGETLSDPDHPIVLERMDFPDPVIKVAIEPKTKADVDKMANGLIKLAQEDPSFHFSRDEEINQTVIEGMGELHLEIIVDRLKREFKVEANVGAPQVNYRESISKVSEVKYVHKKQSGGQGQFADITVRFEPMDAGSGYEFKSEIKGGAVPKEYIPGVMKGLEECMCNGVLAGFPVVDVRAVLVDGSYHDVDSSVLAFQLAARGAFREGIRKAGPRMLEPIMKVEVVTPEEHLGDVIGDLNSRRGQINSFGDKPGGLKVVDALVPLAEMFQYVSTLRGMTKGRASYTMQLAKFDVVPQHIQNELATKQQEVVA; from the exons atggcagCAGAAACAGCGCTAAGAGTATCGAGTTCGAGTTCAACTGTGTGTAATCTAAATGGGTTTCAAAGGAGACCAACCCCTTTATCTTCTTCAACTCGTTTTCTGGGTCTTCGTCCTCgagcttcttcttcttcaatttcCTCTTCTTTATCCCAGTTCATGGGGAGTGTCAGAATTGGCTCAAGACTTCCTATTTCACTTCAACAAAAGGGGAAGAGAAGGAACTTCTCTCTCTTTGCTATGGCCGCTGATG AGTCAAAGCGTGCTGTACCTTTGAAAGATTATCGCAATATTGGAATTATGGCTCACATAGATGCCGGAAAGACAACGACAACAGAACGTATTCTATACTACACAGGAAGAAACTATAAAATTGGTGAGGTACATGAGGGAACTGCTACAATGGACTGGATGGAACAAGAGCAGGAAAGAGGTATTACCATAACATCGGCTGCAACTACTACATTTTGGAAAGACCACCGGATTAATATTATCGACACCCCTGGCCATGTTGACTTCACACTTGAAGTGGAACGAGCTCTCAGGGTTTTGGATGGAGCTATATGCTTGTTCGACAGTGTTGCTGGTGTTGAACCGCAATCTGAAACCGTATGGAGACAAGCTGATAAGTATGGGGTACCTAGAATTTGCTTTGTCAACAAGATGGATCGTCTAGGAGCAAACTTTTTCCGGACCAGAGATATGATAGTTACAAATTTGGGTGCTAAACCGCTGGTGATTCAACTACCGGTTGGTGCAGAAGATAATTTTAAAGGTGTCATTGACCTTGTAAAGATGAAAGCTGTGCTTTGGTCTGGGGAAGAATTGGGTGCAAAGTTTGAGTATGCTGATATTCCGGCTGATCTTCAAGAGTTGGCTGAAGAGTACCGATCACAAATGATAGAAACGATCGTTGAATTAGATGATCAAGCTATGGAGAACTATCTAGAAGGAGTTGAACCCGATGAGGAAACCATTAAGAAATTAATTAGGAAAGGCACCATTGGAATCAGTTTTGTACCTGTATTATGCGGCTCGGCTTTTAAAAATAAGGGTGTTCAGCCATTACTCGACGCTGTTATGGATTACTTGCCGTCTCCTCTTGAGTTGCTGGCAATGAAGGGGACTGATCCTGAGAATCCCGAAGTGATAATTGAAAGGACAGCAAGTGATGAAGAACCGTTTTCCGGATTAGCTTTCAAAATCATGACCGATCCGTTTGTGGGATCCCTTACATTTGTGAGGGTGTATTCAGGAAAACTTGCTGCAGGATCTTATGTTTTGAATGCTAACAAAGGGAAGAAAGAGAGAATCGGTAGACTATTGGAAATGCACGCCAATAGTCGAGAGGACGTTAAGGTTGCATTGGCCGGAGATATTGTTGCTCTTGCAGGTCTAAAGGATACTATTACAGGTGAAACTCTTAGCGACCCTGACCATCCTATTGTACTTGAACGAATGGACTTCCCCGATCCTGTGATTAAGGTTGCTATTGAACCTAAGACTAAAGCTGATGTCGATAAAATGGCTAATGGTTTGATCAAGCTTGCTCAAGAAGACCCTTCTTTCCACTTCTCACGGGATGAAGAGATCAACCAGACCGTAATTGAAGGAATGGGAGAATTACATCTCGAGATTATTGTTGATCGTTTGAAGAGAGAGTTCAAG GTCGAAGCCAATGTCGGTGCACCACAAGTTAATTACCGGGAAAGTATTTCCAAAGTTTCAGAAGTGAAATACGTACACAAGAAACAATCAGGTGGACAAGGGCAGTTTGCTGATATTACTGTTCGTTTCGAGCCGATGGATGCAGGTAGCGGATACGAGTTCAAGAGTGAAATCAAAGGTGGAGCCGTGCCGAAAGAATATATTCCTGGAGTGATGAAAGGACTGGAGGAGTGTATGTGTAATGGTGTACTTGCAGGTTTTCCTGTTGTTGATGTACGTGCCGTGCTAGTAGATGGTTCTTACCATGATGTCGATTCTAGTGTCTTGGCATTTCAACTGGCAGCCAGGGGAGCCTTCCGAGAAGGGATTAGAAAGGCTGGCCCTAGGATGCTTGAACCTATAATGAAAGTTGAGGTTGTCACACCCGAAGAACATTTAGGTGACGTGATCGGTGATCTCAACTCAAGGAGAGGCCAGATTAACAGCTTTGGTGATAAGCCTGGAGGACTCAAG GTGGTGGATGCCCTTGTTCCGCTTGCAGAGATGTTCCAATATGTCAGCACTCTCCGAGGTATGACGAAAGGTCGTGCATCCTACACCATGCAATTGGCCAAGTTTGATGTCGTCCCTCAACATATCCAGAACGAGCTTGCTACTAAACAACAAGAAGTTGTTGCTTGA
- the LOC108454858 gene encoding uncharacterized protein LOC108454858 codes for MATLSIGIASSAPAATTFFSTKTKRTHFKLNISCVQWDPEGILGKPGSGHLARLEFKRRLERDAEAREAFEQHLREEKERRRALRQSRELPDTAEETIEYFLDTEAQEIEFEIARLRHRLDEDFFSHLKFEIGQIRFAVSKTEDMEDRLIELEALQKALQEGTEAYDKMQAELITAKKSLTKILSSKDIKATLLEMVEGNELNRSLLTLLDENIANANMDNQKQAAAFMEKIRAAVLKYLTV; via the exons ATGGCCACTCTCTCAATTGGCATCGCCTCCTCCGCCCCCGCCGCCACCACCTTCTTTTCGACAAAAACAAAACGAACCCACTTCAAGCTCAACATCTCCTGCGTCCAATGG GACCCAGAAGGTATTTTAGGAAAGCCGGGGTCAGGACACTTAGCTCGTCTTGAATTCAAAAGGCGGCTAGAGAGGGACGCAGAGGCTCGAGAAGCATTTGAGCAACATTTACGTGAAGAGAAGGAACGTCGCCGAGCTCTTCGCCAA TCCAGGGAATTACCCGATACTGCTGAGGAGACGATCGAGTATTTTCTTGACACCGAAGCTCAAGAGATCGAGTTTGAGATTGCAAGATTGAGGCATAG ATTAGATGAGGACTTCTTCTCCCACCTGAAATTTGAGATCGGGCAGATTCGATTTGCTGTTTCGAAGACTGAG GATATGGAGGACAGATTGATTGAACTGGAGGCATTACAAAAGGCCTTACAAGAAGGCACCG AAGCATATGATAAAATGCAAGCCGAACTTATAACTGCGAAGAAAAGCCTCACCAAGATTTTGTCATCCAAAGATATAAAAGCAACC TTGCTCGAGATGGTTGAAGGCAATGAACTAAATAGATCCTTATTGACACTTCTAGATGAAAACATAGCAAATGCAAACATGGATAACCAG AAGCAAGCAGCGGCTTTCATGGAGAAGATCCGTGCAGCCGTTCTCAAATATTTGACGGTATAG
- the LOC108455736 gene encoding non-specific lipid transfer protein GPI-anchored 7-like encodes MANLMIMAVLLVAVSTAATVTDAQATCAAKLVSCSRYILNTTIKPQDDCCNPIKEEVTNDLSCLCNLYKDPKVFASLNISIAQALNVTRECGVTTDLTACNSNSTSTSSATSPPGGRSADQNGRADRISLTGVTILFFFSISMAL; translated from the exons ATGGCTAACCTCATGATCATGGCGGTTCTCCTAGTTGCGGTGTCGACGGCGGCAACCGTTACGGACGCGCAAGCAACTTGCGCGGCAAAGCTAGTGTCTTGTTCTCGTTACATCCTAAACACCACCATCAAACCTCAAGACGACTGTTGTAACCCGATCAAGGAAGAGGTAACCAACGATCTTTCCTGCCTTTGTAACCTCTACAAAGATCCTAAAGTGTTTGCTTCTTTGAACATCTCCATCGCGCAAGCTCTCAATGTCACTCGTGAATGCGGCGTCACTACTGATCTAACCGCTTGCAACAGCAACA GCACTTCTACAAGCTCTGCTACATCCCCACCAG GAGGACGATCTGCAGATCAAAATGGACGTGCTGACAGGATATCATTGACTGGAGTTACCATCTTATTCTTTTTTTCCATCTCTATGGCACTGTGA
- the LOC108455732 gene encoding monothiol glutaredoxin-S14, chloroplastic translates to MALRCVMAVSSPCSPATDAVVRKVFFSKTLSQSHRTFTFPLYSTNRSSTARIARFRCFSSALTPQLKNTLDKVVTSNKVVLFMKGTKDFPQCGFSNTVVQILNSLNVPFETINILENEMLRMGLKEYSNWPTFPQLYIEGEFFGGCDITVEAYKNGELQELLEKAMCS, encoded by the exons ATGGCTTTGAGGTGTGTAATGGCGGTGTCCTCCCCCTGTTCGCCTGCAACTGATGCAGTGGTTCGAAAGGTTTTCTTCTCGAAAACTCTCTCCCAATCGCACCGCACCTTCACTTTTCCTCTTTATTCAACGAACCGGAGCTCTACTGCTAGGATTGCCCGCTTTCGTTGCTTTTCTTCTG CCTTAACTCCTCAGCTAAAGAATACATTGGATAAAGTGGTGACATCAAACAAGGTGGTTCTTTTCATGAAAGGAACTAAGGACTTCCCGCAGTGTGGGTTTTCAAATACCGTAGTgcaaattttgaattctttgaacGTTCCTTTTGAAACCATAAACATATTAGAGAACGAAATGCTACGTATGGGTCTGAAGGAGTATTCCAATTGGCCTACCTTTCCTCAACTTTATATCGAAGGAGAGTTTTTTGGTGGCTGCGATATCACTGTTG AAGCATATAAAAATGGGGAATTGCAGGAACTATTGGAGAAGGCGATGTGCTCTTAA